The genomic region CGGTTGCTGAGACCACCAAAAGCTGTTTTTCTCGTTCAATTAACAAAGGGATTAAATCTCCAGAGCGAATTAAGGCTTGCAAATGAGCCTGTTGAAAGGCACAGCTAGGCTCTTTAAGCACTGTTTCCCCCAATTTGACCTGAGAATCGCTCAGATAATCGTTCCAAGTTTTCAGTTGAAGTTCGGGGATAAAAGCGTGTTGAATTTTATTAGTCTTACTTCCCGCCTTATTCCCTTGCGGGTCAATGGGAAACAAGGCTAACACCCGAGGTGGAGAAAACTCCTCTGCGGTGCGTTGTGCCAAGACTCGATTCACCTCCCCATTGCTGGTCATGGCTAGGAAGGTCCCCATCGAAGCCAGTCCAGCTTCTTCTAACACTTCGGTATCGAGGGCCGAGCTTAAAAAGACGGGCAAATCTTCCCGTTCTGCTTCTTGACAGGCTTCTGGATTGGTATCCAGAATCACCACGGTTTCACCTCGTTCTTTAAAGAGTCGGGCAATTAAGCGACTTAAGGGATTAGAACCGACAATCACGGCACCCGTAGCTTTAGTGGACATCAAACCCAGGAGTTTGGCGACGGAACGGGCGGTGAGACCTTGCAAAACCACGGTCAAAATAATGGTTAGGAAGACGAGGGCTTTGATGGAATCTCCCCCGTTAATCCCGCGATCGGTCAGTAAAATTGCAAACAAAGAGGCGATCGAAGCAGAAACAATGCCTTTGGGTGCAATCCAGCTCACGAACAATTTCTGACGCCAGTTAAGCCCACTATTAATCGTACAAAGCCAGACATTAATCGGACGCACGACTAACATCAAAACAGCAACGGTAACGACACTCCCCCAACCTAGAGCGACCACACTAGCCAGGGATAAATCTGCTGCTAAGAGGATGAATAAAACAGAAACGGCTAAAATCGTCAACTGACCTTTAAACCGGCGCAGCAGTCTTTCATCGGGCACGGCAGAGGCGCGCAGGACAATGCCTGCGACTACGGTTGCCATCAGCCCAGACTCCCCTCGGATCTCTTGAGCGAGGCCAAATAAGCCCCAGAGTCCGGCTAAAACGACTAGATTTTTCAGGTCCTCGGAGAGAAACTGAGCACGTTTGAGGAAATAGCCCAGAGTCCAACCGCCCAAGGCCCCGATCGCACTGCCAATCCCCAGACGAAGGGACAACCCAGCAATCAACCGGAGTGGGTCAGCATCGCCATTTAAAATCACATCTAGGACTAAGACGGCCAGAATTGCCCCAACTGGATCGATGAGTACCCCTTCGCCTTCGAGCAATGCGGCGACGGAACGCTCAACTTGGACCTGTTTGAGTAAGGGTCCGATGACCGTGGGTCCGGTGACGACAACTAAGGCGGCATATAAAAATGAG from Laspinema palackyanum D2c harbors:
- a CDS encoding cation:proton antiporter gives rise to the protein MEMPFDITLLIVLTVIAGIGAQVLADYLKIPGIVFLLLFGILLGPDGFGLLHPNLLGDGLEVIVSLSVALILFEGGLNLELKELDKVSGSLRNLVTIGTLITLIGGGIAAHAFSEFPWSISFLYAALVVVTGPTVIGPLLKQVQVERSVAALLEGEGVLIDPVGAILAVLVLDVILNGDADPLRLIAGLSLRLGIGSAIGALGGWTLGYFLKRAQFLSEDLKNLVVLAGLWGLFGLAQEIRGESGLMATVVAGIVLRASAVPDERLLRRFKGQLTILAVSVLFILLAADLSLASVVALGWGSVVTVAVLMLVVRPINVWLCTINSGLNWRQKLFVSWIAPKGIVSASIASLFAILLTDRGINGGDSIKALVFLTIILTVVLQGLTARSVAKLLGLMSTKATGAVIVGSNPLSRLIARLFKERGETVVILDTNPEACQEAEREDLPVFLSSALDTEVLEEAGLASMGTFLAMTSNGEVNRVLAQRTAEEFSPPRVLALFPIDPQGNKAGSKTNKIQHAFIPELQLKTWNDYLSDSQVKLGETVLKEPSCAFQQAHLQALIRSGDLIPLLIEREKQLLVVSATDTWQPGDVIIYLLYDPKPKLLKRLSGSSQSRLTLEKLPTVEEVPISSLALEETLEKVSAE